Proteins found in one Balaenoptera ricei isolate mBalRic1 chromosome 18, mBalRic1.hap2, whole genome shotgun sequence genomic segment:
- the CCNA1 gene encoding cyclin-A1 isoform X2 yields the protein MHLSSSKSGVVLAPVSRGPDACQMITRAQLGQDPPQRTVLGVLTENGQYRRTCGQGITTLRCFSGSENVFPPAGKEALSDSRVQVPAKQGFDMYMDEPEQGDRDSSTGREGMAFEDAYEVHTSTLKSDLHFLLDFNTVSPMLVDPSLHSQSEDASDFGTDVINVTEYAEEIHQYLREAEIRHRPKVHYMRKQPDITEGMRTILVDWLVEVGEEYNFRAETLYLAVNFLDRFLSCMSVLRGKLQLVGTAALLLASKYEEIYPPEVDEFVYITDDTYTKRQLLRMEHLLLKVLAFDLTVPTTNQFLFQYLRRQGVCVRTENLAKYVAELSLLEADPFLKYLPSLIAAAAYCLANYTVNRHFWPETLATFTGYSLSEIVPCLSELHKVCLGIPHRPQQAIREKYKASKYMHVSLVEPPAVLPLR from the exons ATGCATCTCAGCAGCTCCAAGAGCGGAGTAGTGCTGGCTCCAGTGTCCCGAGGTCCTGATGCCTGTCAGATGATAACCAGAGCCCAGCTTGGCCAGGATCCGCCACAAAGAACAGTACTAGGGGTGCTAACTGAGAATGGGCAGTACAGGAGGACCTGTGGCCAG GGGATCACAACACTCAGGTGTTTCTCTGGGTCAGAAAATGTCTTCCCTCCAGCTGGAAAGGAAGCGCTGTCTGACAGCAGGGTTCAGGTGCCAGCCAAGCAAGGATTTGACATGTACATGGACGAGCCTGAGCAAGGGGACAGAGACAGCAGCACAGGGCGAGAGGGGATGGCATTTGAGGATGCCTATGAAGTACACACCAGCACACTCAAGTCAGACCTTCACTTCCTGCTGGATTTTAACACAG TTTCCCCTATGCTGGTAGATCCATCTCTCCACTCCCAGTCTGAAGATGCATCAGATTTTGGTACAGATGTGATAAATGTGACTGAATATGCTGAAGAAATTCATCAGTACCTTAGAGAAGCTGAA ATAAGACACAGGCCCAAAGTGCACTACATGAGGAAACAACCAGACATCACAGAAGGCATGCGAACGATTCTGGTAGACTGGCTGGTTGAGGTGGGAGAAGAATATAACTTTCGGGCAGAGACTCTCTACCTGGCCGTCAACTTCCTGGACAGGTTTCTTTCCTGCATGTCTGTTCTGAGAGGGAAACTGCAGCTTGTAGGAACAGCAGCTCTTCTCCTGGCTTC GAAATATGAAGAAATATATCCACCTGAAGTAGATGAGTTTGTCTATATAACTGATGATACCTACACAAAACGACAACTGCTGAGAATGGAACACCTGCTCCTGAAGGTCCTGGCTTTTGACCTGACAGTGCCAACCACCAACCAGTTTCTCTTTCAGTACTTAAGGAGGCAAGGGGTGTGTGTCAGGACTGAGAACCTGGCCAAG TACGTAGCAGAACTGAGTCTCCTTGAAGCTGACCCATTCTTGAAATACCTTCCTTCACTGATTGCTGCAGCTGCTTATTGCCTGGCAAACTATACTGTGAACAGGCACTTCTGG CCAGAAACCCTTGCTACGTTTACAGGCTATTCATTAAGTGAAATTGTGCCTTGCCTGAGTGAGCTGCATAAAGTGTGCCTGGGTATACCCCATCGACCTCAGCAAGCGATTAGGGAGAAGTACAAGGCTTCAAA